The window TCGCCGTGCGGGGACAGCAGGGAGCCTACTCCGTCAGCGGACGGGTGATCGACCGTCTGAGCCGCCGCCCCGTGGCCTATGCCGCCGTGGTGCTGGCCGGGCAGGAGCGGAAGGGCGCTTCGACCGATTTGCTGGGGAGATTCCGCATCGAACGGGTGGAGCCCGGCATCTGGCGGCTGGCGGTCTCGTCGGTGGGGTATAAGAGCGTCACGACACCCGAATATATGGTGTCGGCGGCCACGCCCTTCATCGAGGTCGAGCTGGAGGAGGACGCCGAGCGGCTGGAGGCCGTGACGGTGCGGCCGTCGCCGTTCCGCGCCACGGTCGAAAGTCCGGTGAGCCTGAAGGTGATCGGCTTGCAGGAGATCGAGAAGAGCCCCGGCTCGAACCGCGACGTGTCGCGCATCGTGCGCTCCTATCCCGGCGTGGCCTTTTCGCCCGTGGGTTACCGCAACGACCTGATCGTGCGCGGCGGAGGCCCCGCGGAGAACAAATTCTACATGGACGGGATCGAGATCCCCAATATCAACCACTTCGCCACGCAGGGCGCCACGGGCGGCCCGGTGAGCATCGTCAATGCCGACCTCGTGCGCGAGATCAGCTTCTATACGGGGGCTTTCCCCGCCGACCGGGCCGGGGCGCTGAGTTCGGTGCTGGATTTCAAATTGCGCGACGGCAATGCCGAAAAGCAGACCTTCAAGGCCACGTTGGGGGCTTCGGAGGTGGGCGTGAGCGGCAGCGGCCATATCGGCAGAAAGACCACCTACCTGTTTTCGGTCCGCCAGTCCTATCTGCAACTGCTGTTCAAGATGCTGGGGCTGCCGTTTCTGCCCAACTACATCGACGGGCAGGTGAAGGTCAAAACACGCCTTTCGGAGCGCGACGAGCTGACGGTGCTGGCCCTGGCGGGCTTCGACAATATGAAGCTCAACGTCGATGAGAAGGGCGAGGACGCCGAATACCTGCTGAGCTACCTGCCCCGCATCCGGCAGGAGACTTTCACCGTGGGGGCTTCGTGGCGTCACTATGCGGGCCGCCACGTGCAGACCGTGACGCTGAGCCACAACTACCTGAACAACCGTAACCTGAAATACCTGCGCAACGACGATTCGTCGGAGGACAACCTCACGCTGCGGCTCCGTTCCGTGGAGCAGAAGACCGCGCTGCGGGCCGAGAACCGCTCCTACCTGGGCCGCTGGACGCTCCGCGAGGGCGTCGAGGTGAACTGGTCCGGTTACACGAACCGCACGCTACAACGGCTCTACACCGACAAGTCGCAGCTCTCGGATTACGATACGCGGCTGGGAATCGTCGGCTGGGGGCTTTTCGCCGGAGCCGAATACGCCTCTGCGGACAAGCGGTTCACCGCCTCGGCGGGACTGCGCGCCGACGGGTGCGACTACTCGGGGCGCATGGCCCGGCTGTGGAACCGGCCCTCGCCGCGCGCGTCGGTCTCCTATGCGCTGGCTCCGGCGTGGTCGGTCAGCGGCAGCGCAGGGCTCTACTACCAGCTGCCGGCCTATACGGCGCTGGGATTCAAGCGGGACGACAGGCTGGTGAACGAATCGCTCGACTACATGCGGGTCGGGATTTTCAGCGCCGGCATCGACTGGCGGCTGCGCGACCGGCTGATCGTCTCGGTCGAGGGATT of the Alistipes senegalensis JC50 genome contains:
- a CDS encoding TonB-dependent receptor domain-containing protein; its protein translation is MKLLKIVMLCLCLPAAFAVRGQQGAYSVSGRVIDRLSRRPVAYAAVVLAGQERKGASTDLLGRFRIERVEPGIWRLAVSSVGYKSVTTPEYMVSAATPFIEVELEEDAERLEAVTVRPSPFRATVESPVSLKVIGLQEIEKSPGSNRDVSRIVRSYPGVAFSPVGYRNDLIVRGGGPAENKFYMDGIEIPNINHFATQGATGGPVSIVNADLVREISFYTGAFPADRAGALSSVLDFKLRDGNAEKQTFKATLGASEVGVSGSGHIGRKTTYLFSVRQSYLQLLFKMLGLPFLPNYIDGQVKVKTRLSERDELTVLALAGFDNMKLNVDEKGEDAEYLLSYLPRIRQETFTVGASWRHYAGRHVQTVTLSHNYLNNRNLKYLRNDDSSEDNLTLRLRSVEQKTALRAENRSYLGRWTLREGVEVNWSGYTNRTLQRLYTDKSQLSDYDTRLGIVGWGLFAGAEYASADKRFTASAGLRADGCDYSGRMARLWNRPSPRASVSYALAPAWSVSGSAGLYYQLPAYTALGFKRDDRLVNESLDYMRVGIFSAGIDWRLRDRLIVSVEGFYKRYGDVPLSVADGIPLSCKGNDYGVVGNEELVSSAQGRAYGVEAMARWQIPGRVSVVGSVTVFRSEYRNDRSAPWIASAWDNRFVVNVSGTYDLPRHWSVGAKLSAVGGAPYTPYDEEKSSLVEAWDAQGRPYYDYSRYNAGRLDAFAQLDVRIDKVFYFRRCMLGLYIDLQNVAGGKLRQPDVLMSTGEIENPSAPASEQRYRMKRLEQVSGTLLPSLGVTVEF